The DNA segment ATGATCAGTAGCACCCGAATCAATTATCCACTCACTACTCCTGGTAACAACGGAAAGATTAAGAGCAAGAGTTAGATATACCTGGCTTGGTCACAAATTCAGCAACAATAGAAATATGGCTCTTGGAAGTAGCGTCTACCTTGGTATTTGGAGTAGTTTTGCCTTTTGGATGCCAATCCGGATAGCCATGGTGTTTAAAACATGTCTCCACAACATGATTATCCCCATTGCAGTGGGTACACTTGCGGATTCCTTTATTAGAATACTTCTTAACAGCAAAGGTAGTCCCCATAGTAGACTCACTATCAAGCATAGCCTCTTGGCGGCGGAATTGAgtcatcaaaatttatataaactcttttttcCCTATAAACATTCAGTTATATAACTTATATGCATATTATCACTGTTAAGATATGTCAAATATTCTATTAGCTAATATTaagcaaataaatattatgttgGCTGTAATTTAGGCTTTATTACAACTGAGGTAATTTGTACAGCTGTCATTCCTTTAATAGATGAGAAATTATATGatcattgtatatatatatatatatatatatacaacattATTCTATGAATAAAATACATCAGACTTATTCTTTAAATCTTTCTATATGGTATCAGAGTCAAACATCGACATCCTCTACAATATAGAAATCAGTGcttctttatttctttgaaTATTTCTGATGCTTCCTTCTGATAAAAATCAATCAGTTTATGCAATAAATCAGCAGATTTATTCAAAGCATGTCTCCAGGTTTGCACCCTggtcttatattttctttcatgctAAGCAAATGCATTTTTGTAACTCCCTGATTGATGTCTTACATCTGTGGGTTCTACATGGTAAAAAACTGGGATTACAATCTGCCCATGTTTCTCTCTGCATTCAAGTAAAGTCACAAGCTCTTCTAAACACCAACGTGAAAAAGCATAGCCTTCTGAAAATATGATCAAGGAAATGAATGATCCTTCAATTGCTCCAACAAGTGATGGCCATATTTCATCTCCCCTCTAGAGTTTatcatccacaaaggcaattattttcttcctttaaaAAGTGTCAACCAAATGTCTAACAAATCCGTCACGGATATCCTCGCCCCTGAAGCTAACAAAAGCATCATACTTTACTTGAGGAGTGTTGTTGTCTAACTTGGGTTTTAGCCCAACACCCTCTAGTTTTTGAAATAACCGAGAGACAAATTCAAGTGAGGAAGGAGGAGGAAGTCATATGACAAATACAATACCAGCTTCTTCAAGATTAGCAAGCTTCCAAATTAAGCCTTAGTTCTTCTTTTCTTTGCCCAAAAATGAATAATTGACAGAGATCGGAGTAAAGCTGTCATGGACTTCGAACAGTATGTAGCGAAGTCAGGGTTTGAGTCAACTCTTGCTCATGCAAGTTGGAATGTCATCCTGCCTGCCACATGCTATTTAAGAAGCAATTTCATTGAAAGTATCCCAAATATTATATAGCTAAGTGATGCTTTTGGGTGTTAGTTTTCAAAGTCAACTCTTGCTTTTGTATGTTGGAGAGTAATCCTGCTAGCCCTGCAGAttaagaatcaattttattgaaaatttcaatttaaaagtaCCCCCAAAGTCAACTCTTCTAGGTTCACATAAGAGTTGCAGGATCAAAATTCTTAGAATAACCTGCAGGTTCACATGAAGGTTTActcattaattttttctattgaaaATTTTAGTGTAAACACATTTACAAAGAATTCAACATATTTTTTGATCAAGTAATAGTATTAATTTCTATAACATCACTTTTCAACACTagctagaaaatattttcaacagTCAATAAACCTGCAATCACTAGTTTTAGAgccagttttcttttcttaggTTTAGGTAATAAAACTTTAGCAAAATTAAAGAGCTACCCACacttcaatattttttcaaattaggaAATCATTTTCCCCAAAGTTCTAAaggatttttattaattttcctatgcataattatattttatatatgacaagaagaaattaaagtaCTGTTTTCCTCCATAAATTAGAAGGAGATCCAGCAGTTTGCATAGCATTCATTATTCAccttaaaaaaaacttcgtaggtatgggggagggatattgtatcCAGCCTtgcccttgcatatgcaaagaggctgtttccagaTTCGAACACATGatcaacaagtcaccaaggcacaactttaccgctgcaccagggctcgccctcattCATTATTCACcttaatgatataatttttccttttaactAATAATGAAGAGGTGTTAACCCGTGACTTATTTCAtattattcacaaaaaaaactaagatcactaaggtttgatttgttccaagtctttaattatcttgtttgatttgtTCTCTACTttagtttgtattttttaaatttgtctttTGCTTCATCTTTTGTTCTTAGTAAATATACATGAGAATCTTGAATAATAATCTATAGAAGTCATATAAAATTCTTTACCTCCTCTAGTCATTGTAGATTTTGAGACTGAGTTACCTAAAGTATATTATGTCTAAGATATCAGTTTTGCGAAATTCTGGAGGTTTACATCACGGTTATGCGTGCTTTTACATATCgggcatttttttattattggttaattataaattatgcaGAATTCCTAACTCTCATTTGTTTATTTAGGAAAAGTTAACATGTCCTAGTGGCACTGAGATTTGAACCTAGGTCCTCATGTATACTAACCCAAACCCCAACACTAGGCCAATCCTAGTGGTTCTAACATGTCCTAATCTACCATGCAATagatcaacaaaatcaaacaagTAGAAGATGATACAATTTCGTTCATGATTTCAGAAGTGACAcgtcctattttatttttcaacaccTTTTCTTCAATCAACAATTAATTCAACTTGACCATGTAAGaacatttgtaatttttttggtgtttgaactttgaaatttttcaacaaaacaatAACATGAAGAGCAACTTAGTAACAACAATATCATAAAGTGAGTGCTTTTTGGTTTGCTCAACGAGGGACTTTGtagtttttcaatttaaacacttgttgtaacgCTTCATTTGTGGGAAAAACTGAGCATCTAATATAACTGACATATATCAGATGAGTTTTTACTCCCTTTCGTATTTGTGAGGTTGTTTTTTCTAATTACACCCTTTACGCATCATCTTACGGTCTTATTGCTTCACCTGATCAGTCTTATTGATTGGTCTGTTCAGTCTTATAGCTATTTTCTGTTCACACCTGTTTCATATACAATTTCTTAACATGGTATCCAGAGCTTCATTGATCTCTAAGGGTCCATGAAGGAGAGAAAATCAGAGGTTGTGAGGGAGAGAAAACCCATAAAACAGAGTGAGAATGctaatttatgtttttcttgtAGTGCATTGTCACAGTCTGCCTCTTAGTTATAACATATTATATGATAGATTGTAATACATGGTCTGTTTGAGTTTAAATGGCTtccctaacattttttttcctgaatttatttatatataaatataaattgtcTTTACTgtagttaaataaatttatatgatatataatacagataaaatgttataatataatatgaaataCCTAGCGCTACTTAGGAAACAATGCAAACTTGGGGGAAAAGGAAAGCAAAAGTTTACTAGTTTGTAATAAgatcattgatttttttctccaaaaaaagaaaaacagttcTAACTTTTCTTTTCACATCACGTTCAAGCATGCAAACATGGAATACACTTAAATCTCATAAGGGGCAACCCCGATTCTAGGTAACATGTACGTTATTGTCTCAAAAAggcaaaagagaaaaagaaaaaaaaaattctaccaTATATTACAACTACTAATCAAGTTTACCTAGGGGAGCTACCACCTTGAAGTTTAACAAGAGAATAGTATGCACCCTCATGTCCAAGCGAAATCAATTCGTTATGTGAACCTTGTTCTACAACCTTCCCATTCTTAATAACAGCAATGTAGTTGGATTTCTGTATTGTAGAGAGCCTGTGTGCCACTACAATGCATGTTCTTCCAACCATTATCTTCTCTAGTGCTTCTTGGACCAAGATCTCTGACACACTATCAAGTGCACTAGTAGCCTCATCCAGAAGCAGTATTGCAGGATTCTTCAGTATGGCCCTTGCTAAGGCTATTCTTTGTTTCTGACCTCCAGATAGCTGAACTCCTCTTTCTCCACAGTATGTCTCATACCCATCATTCATTCCACTGCCATGACAAACATCGCCAAGACAGAAAAAGATGTCAGTGCAAAGAGGAAGAAGGTTTCAAGGTTCAGCTAGTTTCGGTTTAACTTGGGAAAAATAATTTGCTAACACAAAAAGAGAGTTTAGTTAATGTCAATGATTTGactttgttttgattttctcttCTCCTTAAAGAGATAAGTGTCAGGCCAAAACACAATGTCAGATaatctcaaaaaaataaaagtaacctTTATAAATCAATTCGAAGAGCTTATTTATAGCTATTGGGACTTATTTTATGACATAAGCACTTGAGTAAGTATTTGAGAAAGTTTATGATATGTTCATAAGctgtttttagtttattttcatgAGCTCTAGGATAGCTTATGAAAATAACTACAACTTATATGAAGACAATTTTACCCTATTTCTTCTTGGAATATAGAAACAAATTATACATGAGTGCTTACATGATAAACACTTGTTgcttaattaagttatttactCAAATGCACCCTAAATAGAGCTTCCTCAAAAGCTAATTGGAGAAGTTTTTACTTTCAAggagaagagaaataaaaaataaaaagactctAGCAGCCTGTTCATGTCAATTATGCTAGGCTTATGCTCAGTGTTGATTGTAATTCTTGTTTGTTTCCTTAGTGTTGAGTTTAGgcaaatgaaagatattttagCATCAGaacaaagaattattttttttaaaaaaagtgattgtgagagtttttggttttaaaaaaaatattttgcattgCAGTTCTCTCGTACCTTATGAATTCATGAGCATTAGCCAGAGATGCAGCCCTTCTTATCTCAGATTCAGTAGTGTTTTCTTTCCCATAGGCAATGTTTTCTCGAATGGTGCCAGCAAAAAGTGTTGGCTCCTGACTCACTAATGCAATTTGTGACCTCAGCATTCTCAAGTTATAGAACTTGATGTCTTGTTCATCTATGCACACCGTTCCCTTTGCAGGATCATAAAACCTTTCAATAAGACCAATGACAGTTGATTTACCACAACCACTGTGCCCGACTAGAGCCACTGTTCTCCCAGGTTCAACTTTAAGATTCAGACCCTTGAAAATCATTTGATCAGGTCTAGATGGATATGCAAAGAATACATTCTTAAGCTCAACTCTGCCCCTtattttcctcttcttctcGCCTCCCCAGGAGGTCTCGGGATCAATCTCAGTTTTCCTGTCAAGGATTGTGAAAACTGATCCAACTGCACTGCTTCCTTTGGACAAGTCAGAAGTCATGCTTCCAGCATCTGCAATAATGTATGCAGTGAAGAGTAATATTAAAAATGCTTGGAAGAGGTGCTTTGGTTCTATTTGATCATCTATCAAGAGCCTCCCACCATACCAGTAAGCCAATGCTGTCGATGAAGTGTTAAAAAACTGGGAGCTGAAAAGACCAAAGCCTGAAATCCATGACTGCCTAATACTCTCCTTTTTAGGCCCCACCATTGTGGATTTGAAAAGTGCCAACATTCTTTTCTGAGAGCTGAAGGCAGTTATGGTTCTGTGGTTTATAACAGCTTCACTTGCAAGTTGGCTTCCCTCCCTTTGCGCTTTACGAGCTTTCTCGGCCATACTCTTCATTAAGACACTTCTTGAGTAAAAGCTTCCAATGACTAATGGTTGCACTGCAATCATCACAAGGGAAAGCTTCCATGTGAGCACAAGTCCTAGAGTGTAGGCAAAGATAGACCCAAAAATTGCTTGGGCCAACAAAGACATCCGATCGCCAACAAGGGAACGAACCAAGTTGGCTTCTGAGGACAATCTTGCACAAATGGATGCACTTGTGTTATCTTCGTGATCAAACCACCCTATCTCAAAAGTCATCAACTTCTCTAGTATCTTCTCTCTTATTCTTTTGGTCAATCTTTCTCCCATGACTGCAAAGTTATAGTGTTGGAGAATACTAGTGAAGAAGTTGAAAACACCAATTCCTAAGAAAACGAGGGCCAGGGTTTTAGCTTTAGACTTCATCTCAGAGCTATCAGTTTCAAAATAAACCGAAATAAGTGTTCCTACACAGTATGCATTCACAGGTTGTACTGCTCCTGATCCTATTGCTCCTAAGATTCCTAGCATTGCTCTTCCCCACTCAGGTGCATTCATTTTCAGCAAACGCCACTGCGAAGGAGCTGGATGATTTGGTCTTTTCAAGTTATCTTCAAAACTATCATCATCAGGGTCATATTGGATAGAGTAGGAGTAAGGTGTTCCCATGGAAAATCCCTGACTAAAGGGATACAACATGGGAGTTCCTACAGTGCTTGATCTGAAACTTACAGTTGGACTTTGAGGAATGCTCGTTCTGTGGGAGCTCTTTCCCTCTGTTAGAAGATTGGAAGGTTTGGATTCATCATTCTGAGTTGTTATTTGCTGCAACTCTACCATGTGAGCATACTCACCATCAGTCAATTCCATGAGTTCATTATGTGTACCTAATTCAACGACTCTCCCTGCTTGAAGGACTGCAATCAAGTTAGCCGTTCGAATTGTAGACAAACGGTGAGCAATGATGATTGTTGTCCTTCCTTTTGAAGCTTGATCAATTGCTGCCTGTACCACTCTTTCAGACTGAGCATCCAGTGCACTGGTAGCTTCATCAAGCAAGAGAACCTTAGGATCCCTTAGTAAGGCTCTTGCTATGGCAATGCGTTGCTTCTGCCCACCAGACAGTTGGAATCCAAACTGTCCAACCTAGGAAAACCATAATGGTTTGCAATAACAAGGCTTTAATCAATCAAACatcttaaataacaaaaatttgattaaaagttTGTTTTCTACATCTCAAATGGTTTCTTGTTTTAGTCCTtacatgaaaaaattatattttggtccttacatgaaaaaaaatgctTGTAAAATGGTACTCGCTGTTTATTGAAGGTATGATTGTGTAAGATTTTTCTGAGTTGTCCAATAAGATAGCATGGGGATACATAGGATTAGATGTCATTCAACTTTGCAAAATCTAACACTAATAACTTTGTTAAACAGTTagaatcaattcataaacattTTTCATGTAAGGACCAAATTGTAAAATTTTCTGATGTAGtggtcaaaatataaaaatggtaTAAAGTTTTGTTTAATACAATATTCAAGATCAAACTATTTTGGCGTGCTCAAGTGAAAAAGTATTAGTTGGAAACCTTTAGATATGattatgaaatttcaaaagAAGCACACTCAAAGTAACTGAAAATTTTAactcaaacacaaacaaatttagagatttttttctgtttccttcttttctctttcacgTATAGGGTTAGATTGTTTTCATACTATGTCTGAGCAAACAAGTTGAGATCAACTTACTTGAGTTTCATATCCATCTGGCAACTTGACTATGAAATCATGTGCATTAGCTGCTTTAGCCGCACTAATCACACTTTCCATTGAGGCTCCTTCTTTTCCAAACaatatattctcttttatgGAAGTGGCAAAGAGAACAGGCTCTTGATTTACTAGGCCAATTTGAGATCTCAACCACTTGAGCTGAAGCCTATTAGTCTTGTGACCATCCAAGAGTATTACTCCCTCAACAGGGTCATAAAACCTTTCAAACAGTTGTATGACAGTGGATTTACCTGAACCACTCCCTCCCACAAGGCCTACACTCTTGCCTGCTGGGACAGTGAGATTGAATCCCTGCAAGACTGGTGTGTCTGGCCTAGACGGGTAACAGAAGTAGAcgtcttgaaattcaatttctcCCCTCACATATGATAAGGCCTTTCCTTTCTTATCTTCAGAATCTATAGTCGGCACTCGATCAATCATTTCGAAAAGGCGAGTGACAGCAGCAGTTGCCTCTGTGATGGCAGTTAAATTTGGAAGGGCACTTAAAATGCTCCTGAAATTCATGAATTTAATCATATTAGTATTAGTATGTCATATTAAAAATGTGAACTATATgacataaaaaatagaatataaatgATGAGAAAATCACTTACAAGCCTCCCATGAGGACATTGAAGCCGGCTACAAATACATGGCCTCCTTTTTCTCCTTTATTAGTGATCAGAAAAGTTCCAACCCAAGCCTGAAATCCCCAACTTATATAAATaactcccatacttcccaaCATTAACCCTTTTGCAAAACCTTGCTTTATTCCAAATTCCATAGTTTTCTGAAGTGCACTGCTAAATCTGGTTAGTGTTTGATTCTCCCCAACATATGAATAAACAGTTCTTATTGAAGATATTGCCTGTTCTGCTATCCCACCAGCAATCCCATAAGACTCGATCATTTTCATTACAAGATCCAACATGATCTTCCCAAATACAAGTGCCGGAACAATGAACATGACAGACAGTGGTATGGCAGCCAGTGTAAGTCTCCATGAAAGTACAAATGCCAAGATGTGGCAGAATAGGAATGTTGACATGTAAGCTACGCAGTCAGGTATCTACATTCAGAAAAAAAgaagtataaattaataaagCATAGATATAAAAGAGTTCTATTTTTATCAGATTTTCAAACCCatctattattaaaaatgcTACCAAATTAATTAGATTAGAAATTCATGTGAATGTCAAACTCTTTGGTTTCCTTGTGAAAATTGGCACTAAGTGAAGTTACCCAACAAATATATAAGTTGCACCCCAAGAATTGAGGCAGACGAAATGGGACCTTCCAACATCCCCCGCACCCCTCTCCCTCCACAAAGGCCTGCTAGAGCAAGCGAGCCTACTAGaataggctctgataccatgttaaaTTTCATCTTAGAATCTacttaatgaaaatatatatgtcTATATTTGCATTCCAAGAAAGTTTAAAGGGGAGATATAACTTCAGAAAAACCTTCTCACACAAGACAACTTGGATTGTATTTGCATCTGAGGAAATGAGGGAGACAACTTGGTAGGTTGTTGAAGAACCAGCAGTCTGAGTGTCAAAGAAGCCAACTTCTTGTCTTAGGACTGATTTTAGGTATTCCATTCTCATTCTGGAAGCCTGTCTCTCTGCAGTTCTTGTCCAACACATTCCTTCTGTAATAGCCAGAATCAATAAGTATAAAGCATGAAAAGTAGTTAGATTTACTTTTTCAATTGCTAGTCATGCTATTTACATAACTTCAAAGTTGATGTGAATTCTGTAAGTAACTAAGCTACCAAGTGTGCAGCTTACCAATAAAAGCTGAAAGTCCAACTCCAAGTGCAGCACAAAAAAGCCTCAACGCATACTGAAAAAAGGCAAGAGAAATGGTAATTTCAAAAACTGTTGAGCAATCATGTCCCAAAAATCAAATTGTGGAAAGACCTTGCTTAATTAAGTGGTCTCCTTCCATAGATGCATAAATCATTTTGTACGAGCATACTCCACTTGCACTATCAGTGTCTTTAAATAAAGTTTCATAACTACTTAGTATATGTTCGTTTCGTGGTGGAAAGTATTAGAATTGACTTTGCCTCTTGTCAAATGTGGTTTTAATAAGAATACAAATATTTGGTCATTGTTAGGTAAAATTGATTCTGTCTTCAAACCTTGCTTTGCTAGAAGTTATAAAAAGTTGCATTTACTTTAGGTTTAAAAGTTTACACCAAGTTTTACAGCAAACCTGTTTCCAGgataaaaacattcaaacataGTGTGTTTGGTTTAGTGTTGAAACCACACTACgcacataaaaaacaaaaaataaaattgaatgacAAATAGTTGTTTCATTGTTAACATGGAAAACTGAATCAATTTTACTAAATGCATCACCAAACCAAACATACTGATAAATCACttcacttcaaaatcaattttaactaagaaaaatcaatttcattcaaaatcaaatttgcaaATGTTAACTCAAGCTCACACCTAAATCAAATAACTGTCAAAAGTTGGCAAAAGCTGTTTCAAGCAAATTTGTGTACTAAACAGGATGATGTATTTATGCCTCACGAATTGCATGTGTAGTCTATAGCAGAAGACTTTAATTATTGAGTAAGCTCACCTTGTTCACATCATGCCTTGTCAAATGACTATTCTTGTCACCATAGGCGTTGATCACATCACTAAGAATGTACATCATGAGAGGGGTTTGTAGTCCATCTCCAAGGCTTCCCAAGGTCCCAAAGAACATCAACAACTTGTCCATTCCATCTGCATAACGAAACATACTATTGTTTCCCATTTCCCCTTGCACCCTCCCTATGGAgagcttaatttattttttctcaagaTTTAATAAGCTTTATCAGCAATCTCATTGAAAACATATAGAAAGACTAATATATACACATTATATAATCTCTTAGCTATGCAAAATCAGCAGCCAACAAAATGGCTCTTACTATTGTCTTTTTTACAACCAAAGCCGGAATTGACACAACATGTAAGTGTGGAATTGGCCGGGCTAATACAttattcaaactttttttttgacaGCAATACATTATTCAATCTTAAAAAACATTATGCAACTTGATATGCGATGTTTGTTAGTTGTTGTGGCTCCACCTAGTTAATTACCCCGGCACATAGTTCCATAAGGGTCACTGTTAACGTGTCTTCTTGCAGTTTTAGATACTTGCAAAGAATCATTCCCGTTACAATCGTGGATATATGATGTGTTACCAGTTGGACCTAGTCAAGTATATTGTTGCCAACTTAATAAGGCAATGATTCGATATTTCTAAGGCAGGTTTATTGGAATTGTGTTCCTGCCTTTCCATTGTTATGTAGGGCCAGTCTCACATGAGGGGTCCAAAATTTCCATTTTATTGTCTTTGATATCAATCAGGATGTACTTGCCTTCAATGGTGTCATTCCATCCAAAACACTACaaagaaattatcaaatatatatatatacatatataaaatgcattgtgtaaagatattttatagtattatttaatcatgtattaagataagattattaaattttataataactattttaaaaatcatattagccATTAGGTTGGCTTAACTGACACGTTTGGGTAGCATGCTCAAAAATCCTAGGTTCTAATCTTGTTGTCTCTAATGtcatatataaaatgatttttagtttgatgataatataattttttttttacactgatCAGTATATGAAAATGAAACTAATATACATATAAACGCTTAGTTTAAACAATGATGAAACTGCACACTTCATTCTAAGCAGCTACCACAATCTCTACTTTTTTGCCATTTGTAATTAGGGAATGTACTTAGTAATAAAATATGCTGCCGGCCTTACTCAGCTAGAGGTGCTTGAGTCAATTTTTGTTGCATATCATATTCTCTGTTTTTCTCACTCGCATTTTTATATTGGACAGTTTCGGATTCAGTACACAAGGAGAATTTGCAATAGGAGATTCCCATAACATCATCTTTAACCATTTAATATTTGTAAGCTTTCTAAATTTGCTTAAAGACGAAGTCCTTTGAGCTACTTAGAAGGATTTGATTTGGTgccttgtattttttattgtggTGTGGAAAGTGTTCTTTTGTTTTGAGGGTACAACGTCAACGGTTGAGTACTAGTAGTAGGTATGCTTGAGGGAATCGATTCTGATTCCTCTTTATACTGTCAAATGGTAGTAGTTATTCACCTAGTAAAAAAAGATAGTagctaataaaaatattcaaacagtAGCTAATTTCATTCGTTTGCAgagaaataaagcaaaaaaaaaaaaaaaaagagtgaaagaaaCTGTAAAATAAGATGGGATTCACACTTTTAcattgtattttaattcaaaattttcatgtcAATGCACTTCCATTCCATTTGTTTCTACTTTACCGAACAGATATGTTCATTGCagagtttgaactttgaagagttcctttttctttctaaaatattttacctGTTCATTTGCTTTCAGCAGTGATATCCTTGAGGATTTTCGTTAGCCAAACAAGTACTATCAGAtacagttttttctttttttccattcTTCATAAAACTTTTACGAGTATTCTTTCAACCTTAAAAATGTCGCCGGAAGTTTGAAAAGATTTCTTTATGACATTCctaaaaatttcaacaaatatgcttagcaaaaaatataaatagtttaATTAAGCTTACAGAATAATACAAAATGCAGTTTTGTGTTTCCTTAATCTACATTGTTTATCTAATGTAATCTTAATGCTTGTTAAAaacatctaatttatttatttcaataattctTATGCTTCTTTCTCTTCATGGGGATGATAAATAATGACCTTGTTTGCCACAAAAATCCCACATTCCCTTATGATGTCTAGTTAAAATAGAAGCTGTTACGTTCATTTCTCTTTACACCCCTTGTTGGGAAATGGGATAATAGGaaagtcaaaattaaaaaaaaatctttaatgcATAAATTTATTTCCTCCCCTCACATTGTTTTCCACAGGAACCATTAAAAAAGAGTAACGACACACCcgtacttatataatttttgttttctaaatgaCTCCAAAAATctccaattattaaaaaaaaactccaatTATTTACATACCTCTCACATTTTGAGATAGGAAACAACAAACTAGGTACGAGATGAGACTGCGAGAAGAACAAATTtcaatcatgtaaaaaaaataactctcACTTCTCACCCTCACTAGATATGTCCCTTGTGAGAAGGACATGGTTAAAATTAGATTTAAGATAATCTTAACCATCTTGAATGATTGTATGACCAAAATTAACTCCTCTCACTGGATATGTCACTTGCAAGACATCATTATCATTTAGAAAACCAAAATCAGTACATGACAAATGGCATCTCTGAGacaccaaaagaagaaaaaaaaatagaagccgGAAGCTTAAATAAGTGATTTTAAATCCTAGGAACATTACATTTCAAATGGAGCAGGGCATTCAAATATCCAGTGACTAATGATAATACACGGATTCCAAACTTAAATCCGTTTGAATTATGAAATTTGTTTGCTAATTAGTACTATCTAATAGCTAAAACATCCGTATCAAGCCCATGATAACATATAATGAGGAAGATAATAAGAGAAACTCAAAATCTATATGGCAATCTGAAATCATAATAGATCGTAGCTCGCGTCAAAGCCAATATGATAATGATTTAACTAAAGATTTTCTGTTGTATTTAGTGCTTTATCAAAATACACACAGGACAAGTCAGAAGATGATAATCTAATTCTGCAGAAATGAAGTAATAAAAACCTCGAGCATATATCACTACAAAAACAAATTCACTCATCATCCTTGTATGGATACTCTTCAGGAACATGCTTGAGAAGTTTTACCTGCAACTCAAACACATCATCACCACGAAGTACATCACGAAGCCAAGTTACCTCAGTTTTCATTGACACCTGTACATGGATGAATGCAAATCatgtttaaagaaaaagaacaaagcttatggtgtaggaaaaaaaaacattaacgcT comes from the Glycine soja cultivar W05 chromosome 6, ASM419377v2, whole genome shotgun sequence genome and includes:
- the LOC114417052 gene encoding putative multidrug resistance protein; the encoded protein is MGNNSMFRYADGMDKLLMFFGTLGSLGDGLQTPLMMYILSDVINAYGDKNSHLTRHDVNKYALRLFCAALGVGLSAFIEGMCWTRTAERQASRMRMEYLKSVLRQEVGFFDTQTAGSSTTYQVVSLISSDANTIQVVLCEKIPDCVAYMSTFLFCHILAFVLSWRLTLAAIPLSVMFIVPALVFGKIMLDLVMKMIESYGIAGGIAEQAISSIRTVYSYVGENQTLTRFSSALQKTMEFGIKQGFAKGLMLGSMGVIYISWGFQAWVGTFLITNKGEKGGHVFVAGFNVLMGGLSILSALPNLTAITEATAAVTRLFEMIDRVPTIDSEDKKGKALSYVRGEIEFQDVYFCYPSRPDTPVLQGFNLTVPAGKSVGLVGGSGSGKSTVIQLFERFYDPVEGVILLDGHKTNRLQLKWLRSQIGLVNQEPVLFATSIKENILFGKEGASMESVISAAKAANAHDFIVKLPDGYETQVGQFGFQLSGGQKQRIAIARALLRDPKVLLLDEATSALDAQSERVVQAAIDQASKGRTTIIIAHRLSTIRTANLIAVLQAGRVVELGTHNELMELTDGEYAHMVELQQITTQNDESKPSNLLTEGKSSHRTSIPQSPTVSFRSSTVGTPMLYPFSQGFSMGTPYSYSIQYDPDDDSFEDNLKRPNHPAPSQWRLLKMNAPEWGRAMLGILGAIGSGAVQPVNAYCVGTLISVYFETDSSEMKSKAKTLALVFLGIGVFNFFTSILQHYNFAVMGERLTKRIREKILEKLMTFEIGWFDHEDNTSASICARLSSEANLVRSLVGDRMSLLAQAIFGSIFAYTLGLVLTWKLSLVMIAVQPLVIGSFYSRSVLMKSMAEKARKAQREGSQLASEAVINHRTITAFSSQKRMLALFKSTMVGPKKESIRQSWISGFGLFSSQFFNTSSTALAYWYGGRLLIDDQIEPKHLFQAFLILLFTAYIIADAGSMTSDLSKGSSAVGSVFTILDRKTEIDPETSWGGEKKRKIRGRVELKNVFFAYPSRPDQMIFKGLNLKVEPGRTVALVGHSGCGKSTVIGLIERFYDPAKGTVCIDEQDIKFYNLRMLRSQIALVSQEPTLFAGTIRENIAYGKENTTESEIRRAASLANAHEFISGMNDGYETYCGERGVQLSGGQKQRIALARAILKNPAILLLDEATSALDSVSEILVQEALEKIMVGRTCIVVAHRLSTIQKSNYIAVIKNGKVVEQGSHNELISLGHEGAYYSLVKLQGGSSPR